From the genome of Elusimicrobiota bacterium:
GGGCGTCGACTACATGACCATCCACGCCGGCCTCCTGAAAGACCACGTGGGCTTGACGCGGAACCGCCTGACGGGGATCGTGTCCCGGGGCGGCTCGCTCATGGCCCAGTGGATGATCACCCACAACGCCGAGAACTTCCTCTACACCCACTTCGGCGAGCTGTGCGAAATTTTCAAGCAGTACGACGTGTCCTTCTCCCTGGGCGACGGCCTGCGGCCGGGCAGTCTGCACGACGCCAACGACGAAGCCCAGTTCGCGGAGTTGAAAGTGTTGGGCGAGCTTACCCTCCAGTCCTGGAAGCACGACGTCCAGGTCATGATCGAAGGCCCCGGTCACGTGCCCATGCATTTGATCAAAATGAACGCGGAGCTTCAGCAGAAGTGGTGCCACGAAGCGCCCTTTTACACCCTGGGGCCCCTGGTCACCGACATCGCCCCGGCCTACGACCACATCACCTCGGCCATCGGCGCCGCGATCATGGGCTGGTCCGGCGCGTCGCTCCTCTGCTACGTCACGCCGGCGGAACACCTGTCCTTGCCGAACGCCGAGGACGTGCGCCAGGGGTGCATCGCCTACAAAATCGCCGCCCACGCCTCGGACATCGCCCGGGGCCGCCCCGGCGCCCGGGACCGGGACGACGAACTGTCCAAGGCCCGTTTCGAATTCCGCTGGAAGGACCAATTCCGTCTTTCCCTCGACCCCGAAGCGGCCCAGGCCAAGCACGATTCGACGCTCCCCGAGGAAGGGTTCAAAGACGCGCGCTTCTGCTCCATGTGCGGGCCGAAGTTCTGCTCCATGCGCATCACCCAGGACGTCCACAAGCTGGTGCGGGAGCACGACGCCCACGTGAAGGCGGGCATCGTGGCGCCGAAGCTCGATCGGCCGGCCGACGTGCCGGAAATCATCGGCGCCTGACCCCGCGGCGGTCCCCGCGTCCGCCGTCGGCGATGTGCTAAAATAATGCCTTCGCTCTTTTCCGTTCAGGTCCGGGTTCCCGGAACCTCGGCCAATCTGGGCCCGGGGTTCGACGTCCTGGGGTTGGCCCTGTCCATCCACGAATCCGTGCGCGTGACTTTCGGCGGCGACGGCCCGGCGGTGCGCGTGCGGGCGACGGGCCCCGGGGCCGAGGCCATCCCCGTCGACTCGACCAATTTGGTGGTCCGGGCCCTTCGGGCCCTGTACCGGAAAGCCGGAAAAAAACTTCCGTCCGTCGACGTCGAGCTGGGCGTTCGCTTGCCCGTGGCCGGCGGCCTGGGCTCCTCCTCGGCCGCGATCGTGGGCGGACTGGTGGCGGCCAACGAATCCCTGGGCCGGCCCTTGGACCTTTCGGCGCTGATCGACCTGGCCACCGACATGGAAGGCCACCCCGACAACGTGGCCCCGGCCCTGGCCGGGGGATTGACCATGGCCGTCCGGGCCAAGGACGCCGTTCGCTGGGTGGCCTGGAAAGACGCTTCGCTTTTTAAGAACCTTCGGGCCGTCGTGGCCGTGCCGTCCTTCCAAGTGCCGACGGCGAAAGCCCGGCGGGCTCTCCCCGCCCGGGTGCCCCGGGCCGACGCGGTGTTCAACGCCGCCCACGTGGCGCTGCTGTTGGGCGCGGTGCGATCCGGCCGGTGGGAATTGCTGGGCGAAGCCATGGCGGACCGGCTGCACCAGCCGTACCGCGAAAAATTGGTGCCCGGGTTGTCCGCGGTGATCGCGGCCGCCCGGCGGGTGGGCGCCCACGGCGCGGCCTTGTCCGGCGCGGGCCCGAGCGTCCTGGCGCTCTGCGCCCCCGACGCGGCCCCTCGGGTGTCCCGGGCGATGATCGCGGCCTTTCAACGGAAGGGGTCCGCGGCCCGCAGCGAAATTTTGAAGATCGACACAGCCGGCGCCCGCGTTTTCGGCGTCTCACGAAAGAGAACGAAATGAGTTCCATCGTCGTTATGAAATTCGGCGGCAGTTCCGTGGCGGACGCCGACCGCATTAAAAACGTGGCCGGCCGCGTGGCCGCCAAGCGCAAGCAGGGCCACCGGGTGGTCGTGGTCGTGTCGGCGCCGGGCGACATGACGGACGATCTGATCGCCATGGCCGAAAAAATCACCGACAGCCCGAGCGGGCGCGAAATGGACATGCTGTTGTCGACGGGGGAGCAGGTCTCCATCGCGCTCCTGTCCATGGCCATCAACGAGCGCGGGGTGGCGGCGGTCTCCCTGACCGGCCCCCAGGCCGGCATTTTCGCCGACCAGGACCACACCCGGGCGCGCATCACGGCCATTCGGCCGAAGAAAATTTTTGAGCAATTGAAAAAAGGGAAGGTCGTCATCGTGGCCGGGTTCCAAGGCTTGAACCCCAACGAGGACATCGCGACCCTGGGCCGCGGGGGGTCGGATTTGACCGCCGTGGCCCTGGCGGCGGCTCTCAAAGCCGACGTGTGCGAAATCTACACCGACGTCAAAGGCGTCTACACGACGGACCCGCGCGTGGAGCCCGAAGCCCAGAAGATCGACCGCATTTCCTACGACGAAATGCTGGAGCTGGCCGGGGCCGGCGCCCAGGTGATGCAGGCCCGGTCCATCGAAGTGGGGAAGAAATACGGCGTGGACATCCACGTCCGTTCGACGTTTTCGGAAGACGCAGGAACTATGATCACGGCGGAGGTGCCGCGTATGGAACAGATCGTTGTCAGCGGGGTCGCCTTCGACCCCAAGCAGGCCAAAATCACTTTGAGCGGCGTGGCCGACCGGCCCGGCGTGGCGGCGAAAATCTTCGGCCCCCTGGCCGACGAGGGCGTCAACGTCGACATGATCATCCAGTCGGCCCCGACCGAGGGACGCAACGACATTTCCTTCACCATCGGCCGGGTGGACGTGAAGAAGGCCATGGCCGTCTTGGACCGCGTGTCCACCGACCTCAAGGTCGAGGAAGTGGTCTGCGACGACAAGGTGGCGAAAGTCTCCATCGTGGGCGTCGGCATGAAAGGCCACCCCGGCGTGGCGGCGAAACTCTTTAAATCCCTGGCCGAGGCCGGGATCAACATCGACATGATCTCCACCTCCGAAATCAAAATCGCCTGCGTGGTGCGGGAAGGCGACGGCCCGAAAGCCGTCCGCCTCGTGCACAAGGCCTTCGGCCTGGAAAAACCCCGGGTCAAAGCGAAGGCGTGAAAAAAAACCGCGCGTCCGACGCCGCCCGGGTGCGGCTCTACGACACCACCCTCCGGGACGGCACCCAGGGGGAAGGGGTCTCGCTCACCGTCGACGATAAGCTGAAGATCGCCCAGGTGCTGGACCGCCTGGGGGTCGACTACATCGAAGGCGGGTGGCCCGGCTCCAACCCCAAGGACGAGGAATTTTTCAAGCGCGCGCGTTCCCTGCGCCTGAAGAACGCCCGCCTGGCGGCCTTCGGCAGCACCCGCCGCCGGGACGCCGCCGCCCACCAAGATCCCAATCTGGCCGCCATCGTCCGGGTCAAAACCCCGGTCGCCTGCATTTTCGGCAAGTCCTGGGACCTCCACGTGATCCACGCCCTGCGGGCGACCCTGGACGAAAACCTGAAGATGATCGGCGAGTCCGTCAAATTCCTCAAATCCAAGGGCAAGGAAGTGGTCTACGACGCCGAGCATTTCTTCGACGGTTTCCGCGCCAACCCCGAGTACGCCCTGTCGAGTTTGACCGCCGCTTGGAAAGGCGGCGCGTCGAACCTGACCCTGTGCGACACCAACGGGGGCTCGCTCCCCCACGACATCGGCGAAATCGTCCAGGTGGTCCGCCGCCGTTTCCCGACGGTGGAATTGGGCATCCATTGCCACAACGATTCGGACGCGGCCGTCGCCAACTCCCTGGAAGCCGTGCGCCAGGGCGTTCGCCTCGTTCAAGGCACCGCCAACGGACTGGGCGAGCGGTGCGGCAACGCGAATTTGATCTCCGTGATTCCCGGCGTCATGACCAAGCTGGGCCTCCCCTGCGTGTCCAAGGACCAACTGCGGTCCCTGACCGAGGTGTCCCGCTACGTGGACGAGCTGGCGAACCAGGTGCCCAACGACCACCAACCCTACGTCGGAAATTCGGCCTTCGCCCACAAGGGCGGGGTGCACGTGTCCGCCATGGCGCGGCACGCCTCGACCTACGAGCACATGGACCCGGGCACCGTGGGCAACCAACGGCGGGTGCTGATCTCGGAACTGGCCGGGCGGTCCAACATGATTTTGAAAGCCCGGGAATTCAACCTCGATCTGGAAAAACACCCCGGAGCCATCGACAAGATCATCCAGCAGGTCAAGGCCCTGGAA
Proteins encoded in this window:
- a CDS encoding aspartate kinase, giving the protein MSSIVVMKFGGSSVADADRIKNVAGRVAAKRKQGHRVVVVVSAPGDMTDDLIAMAEKITDSPSGREMDMLLSTGEQVSIALLSMAINERGVAAVSLTGPQAGIFADQDHTRARITAIRPKKIFEQLKKGKVVIVAGFQGLNPNEDIATLGRGGSDLTAVALAAALKADVCEIYTDVKGVYTTDPRVEPEAQKIDRISYDEMLELAGAGAQVMQARSIEVGKKYGVDIHVRSTFSEDAGTMITAEVPRMEQIVVSGVAFDPKQAKITLSGVADRPGVAAKIFGPLADEGVNVDMIIQSAPTEGRNDISFTIGRVDVKKAMAVLDRVSTDLKVEEVVCDDKVAKVSIVGVGMKGHPGVAAKLFKSLAEAGINIDMISTSEIKIACVVREGDGPKAVRLVHKAFGLEKPRVKAKA
- the thiC gene encoding phosphomethylpyrimidine synthase ThiC → MSSNTKNVTQMHRAKAGEVTPEMKRIAEKERVEAEYVRQEVARGRAIIPANVNHLAHRLDPMIVGTNFNCKINANIGNSATTSDIQCELNKVDMAVKYHADTIMDLSTGKDLDATREAIVRHSTVPVGTVPIYGALARVGKPEDLTAKLFLDEVEKQAKQGVDYMTIHAGLLKDHVGLTRNRLTGIVSRGGSLMAQWMITHNAENFLYTHFGELCEIFKQYDVSFSLGDGLRPGSLHDANDEAQFAELKVLGELTLQSWKHDVQVMIEGPGHVPMHLIKMNAELQQKWCHEAPFYTLGPLVTDIAPAYDHITSAIGAAIMGWSGASLLCYVTPAEHLSLPNAEDVRQGCIAYKIAAHASDIARGRPGARDRDDELSKARFEFRWKDQFRLSLDPEAAQAKHDSTLPEEGFKDARFCSMCGPKFCSMRITQDVHKLVREHDAHVKAGIVAPKLDRPADVPEIIGA
- a CDS encoding homoserine kinase encodes the protein MPSLFSVQVRVPGTSANLGPGFDVLGLALSIHESVRVTFGGDGPAVRVRATGPGAEAIPVDSTNLVVRALRALYRKAGKKLPSVDVELGVRLPVAGGLGSSSAAIVGGLVAANESLGRPLDLSALIDLATDMEGHPDNVAPALAGGLTMAVRAKDAVRWVAWKDASLFKNLRAVVAVPSFQVPTAKARRALPARVPRADAVFNAAHVALLLGAVRSGRWELLGEAMADRLHQPYREKLVPGLSAVIAAARRVGAHGAALSGAGPSVLALCAPDAAPRVSRAMIAAFQRKGSAARSEILKIDTAGARVFGVSRKRTK
- a CDS encoding citramalate synthase, with translation MKKNRASDAARVRLYDTTLRDGTQGEGVSLTVDDKLKIAQVLDRLGVDYIEGGWPGSNPKDEEFFKRARSLRLKNARLAAFGSTRRRDAAAHQDPNLAAIVRVKTPVACIFGKSWDLHVIHALRATLDENLKMIGESVKFLKSKGKEVVYDAEHFFDGFRANPEYALSSLTAAWKGGASNLTLCDTNGGSLPHDIGEIVQVVRRRFPTVELGIHCHNDSDAAVANSLEAVRQGVRLVQGTANGLGERCGNANLISVIPGVMTKLGLPCVSKDQLRSLTEVSRYVDELANQVPNDHQPYVGNSAFAHKGGVHVSAMARHASTYEHMDPGTVGNQRRVLISELAGRSNMILKAREFNLDLEKHPGAIDKIIQQVKALEKEGYQFEGAEASFYLLVTRLVRPFKPFFDQKGFRVIVEEDKDTGGLVAEASLKIAVKDERVHTVAEGHGPIDALDRALRRALEKFYPNLRTMSLVDFKVRVIDGAVGTASKVRVFVNSRDHAEEWGTVGVSDNIIEASWQALRDAVEYKLLRDGKRPR